From Periophthalmus magnuspinnatus isolate fPerMag1 chromosome 12, fPerMag1.2.pri, whole genome shotgun sequence, a single genomic window includes:
- the wu:fi75a02 gene encoding uncharacterized protein wu:fi75a02: protein MLSLPLTLSQSEHSGRDKSGMAPPSELPVTRNPAPPPIPLAEDLNTALPLAEDPNTVLPLAEDPNTALPLAEDPNIALSLAEAWSLPVSSTPQMPPQMSPQKPPQMFPQMFPHTAPHMPPHNSPQMSPCSSPPSSPHMSPQISPQLPPGPCVLCSSMLPRLLSSLLSLHQKEMKRLIGGAMATFDQRLSALERRLNEDRGSKERGGEDRGGEDRGGEDRGGEDRGGEDRGGESSSWSEEEEPVAGPSQSSKRRRRREEKETRRKRRKHQSEQSVVSESQSDQSARTAGQSERRVCAVAGQNGLRAPLLLRPQFSSVSHDALGSVEAWHFSGSTPRSYRHGEVRAMMTWLMTASGHASRRRLPWRLSLVAVETAMGVSLSDVTVAPERPLQDHSAPPYISAEHSYVRSSLFSLGISARRQQRHRANHSTRRRPLPLPPMPTNGLTVSLTSAQSAASADLPGNKKDVNHNAKVKRVSQIRIRRTSPKETNLTPLGLPKVKRLKKKEFSLEEIYTNKNYRSPSANSSSLETIFEEPREKDGALLLIGQQRRRRLLHFPDFTQPRKRKRPTPGVGLVAMVPRKRAAARRGCRDDDCDSDVMLLQRLSALHDFLQRQGLDQDS from the exons atgctctctctcccactcactctcagccaatcagagcacagcgGGCGGGACAAATCTGGCATGGCCCCACCTTCTGAGCTGCCCGTCACCCGAAACCCCGCCCCTCCACCGATCCCTTTGGCCGAAGACCTGAACACCGCACTCCCATTGGCCGAGGACCCGAACACCGTGCTCCCATTGGCCGAGGACCCGAACACCGCGCTCCCATTGGCCGAGGACCCGAATATCGCGCTCTCATTGGCCGAGGCGTGGTCGCTCCCAG TCTCCTCCACTCCTCAGATGCCTCCTCAGATGTCTCCTCAGAAGCCTCCTCAGATGTTTCCTCAGATGTTTCCTCACACGGCTCCTCACATGCCTCCTCACAACTCTCCTCAAATGTCTCCTTGttcgtctcctccctcctctcctcacatgTCTCCTCAGATATCTCCTCAGTTGCCGCCTGGGCCGTGCGTCCTTTGCTCCTCGATGCTTCCTCGTCTCCTTTCCTCGCTCCTTTCCTTACACCAAAAAGAGATGAAGCGTCTGATTGGAGGAGCCATGGCAACCTTTGACCAACGGCTGAGCGCTTTAGAGCGACGCCTAAACGAGGACAGAGGAagtaaggagagaggaggtgaggacagaggaggtgaggacagaggaggtgaggacagaggaggtgaggacagaggaggcGAGGACAGAGGAGGCGAGAGTTCGTcatggtcagaggaagaggagccagTGGCAGGTCCAAGCCAATCAAGTAAGAGGAGAcgaaggagggaagagaaagaaacaagGAGGAAACGAAGGAAgcaccaatcagagcagagtgtGGTGTCTGAGAGCCAATCGGACCAAAGCGCGAGGACTgcgggccaatcagagcgcagggtGTGTGCTGTTGCCGGGCAGAATGGGCTCCGGGCTCCTCTGCTGCTTCGCCCACA GTTCTCATCAGTATCCCATGATGCTCTGGGTTCAGTGGAGGCGTGGCATTTCTCTGGCTCCACCCCTCGCTCCTATCGCCATGGTGAAGTGAGAGCGATGATGACGTGGCTGATGACAGCGTCAGGCCACGCCTCCAGGCGACGGTTGCCGTGGCGCCTGTCGCTGGTTGCCGTGGAGACGGCAATGGGCGTGTCCCTCAGTGATGTCACAGTGGctccagagcgccccctgcaggaccACAGCGCTCCCCCGTACATCAGCGCCGAGCACAG TTACGTGAGGTCATCTTTGTTCAG TCTGGGGATTTCCGCCCGGCGACAGCAAAGACATAGAGCCAATCACAGCACTCGCCGACGGCCACTCCCACTGCCTCCCATGCCAACCAATGGGCTCACAGTGTCACTGACATCGGCCCAATCAGCTGCCAGCGCTGATCTGCCCGGCAACAAGAAAGACGTGAATCACAATGcaaaa GTGAAGAGAGTTTCTCAGATCCGGATTCGTCGAACTTCACCAAAAGAAACAAACCTCACCCCCCTGGGCCTCCCCAAAGTGAAACg tttgaagaaGAAAGAGTTCAGTTTGGAGGAAATCTACACAAACAAGAACTACAGGTCTCCGTCTGCAAACAG CAGCAGTCTGGAGACCATCTTCGAGGAGCCACGGGAGAAGGACGGAGcgctgcttctgattggtcagCAGAGACGAAGACGCCTGCTGCACTTTCCTGATTTCACCCAACCACGGAAGAGGAAACGCCCCACCCCAG gGGTGGGGCTGGTTGCCatggtgcccaggaagcgggcGGCAGCAAGACGTGGTTGCCGTGACGATGACTGTGACTCAGACGTAATGCTCCTGCAACGACTGAGCGCGCTCCACGACTTCCTCCAGCGCCAGGGCCTGGACCAGGACTCCTGA